One segment of Methylotuvimicrobium sp. KM2 DNA contains the following:
- the recB gene encoding exodeoxyribonuclease V subunit beta, whose translation MPSEHFDPITTDCRQGINLIEASAGTGKTYAIAMLALRFVVEFDMKIDELLVVTFTKVATEELKERIRLRLNEAKQAVSGKTENIDGAIIQWLNRLEIDRDRIKKRLELALLDIDQAAVFTIHGFCQRVLKEHALESGQLFDSELTADAAIVKQACADDFWRGQIYQRASWEVALLTATYSTPDALLAGIDRIPLDIEIFPEYRDPNEALAACREQAEQARIHLDQAAKTLLNHFGDGFFKSSYTEVFEHHLQELRAWLNQETLQLPSPDAFACLTVTGLVDGLNGNKFRKTKTQTGEQRKHEYLATLKIDTTPFDALSDSIDRISLVFRRALLEHVRIELDKQMQQLNILSFDDLISRLALALQGNQGALLTAELRQRFKAALIDEFQDTDQNQWLIFSTLFGSGAHYLYLIGDPKQAIYKFRGADIFSYLAAQQQAHHRFTLGTNWRSQPPLVEAVNALFSRERAFFLEQLQFQPVVGAPANADKTLSLEKETLAPMVLWQLPQSDKGHWSSGKAGECLQAEVVNEIVGLLNEPYFLSDSGRRVQPGDIAVLVRTNRQASEYQAALREAGVPSVLNSTESVFATAEAADLFCLLQAIAHPGDTALLKQALTLDWFGLDGQTLYRMLNQEAALDAWLSHFLNYYQHWQNQGLMAMMQRLLDQEQIRLQLSASRLAERRLTNLHHLIELVQQAAVDEHLGIGKTLDWLRARITDAAGGRVSLEEQCMRLESDDEAVKIVTMHRSKGLEYNIVFCPSLWQRSSRFSTDRPLIQCHEQGRIVADLGSEDFERRRAQAIDEELAEDLRVCYVALTRAKYRSYLAWADVRSKDVPNQSALAWLLGFEDCHFAAQQSILKDYCSRAPHVFEYCLLELPAEPNGRYEKWLDETRLSARSRLRSLRTDWQMSSYTALSALSLQDAPELPEDKARELASLDAEPVFSAVGMQEELPKGAHTGNVVHDLLEHLDFACLADMPDIAELRDSTCRRYGLQTEHPEAIDRLLQAVVTTPLAEDDPAFLLMNIADGQCLKEMPFYLAMQPMNAAHINAILSDSPVYQVLNSKQMCGYLTGFIDLICEYGGRYYVIDYKTNSLPDYRSETLTDAMREHNYGLQYWLYTLVLHRFLGQRLADYDYEKHFGGVLYLFVRGMQPEQPMSGVYRDRPDLRRIEALSEIFGVCASRA comes from the coding sequence ATGCCATCCGAACATTTCGACCCGATAACAACCGATTGCCGCCAAGGCATTAACTTAATCGAAGCCAGCGCAGGTACCGGTAAAACCTATGCGATTGCGATGCTGGCGCTGCGCTTTGTCGTCGAGTTCGATATGAAAATCGACGAATTGTTGGTAGTGACTTTTACGAAGGTCGCGACCGAGGAGCTGAAGGAGCGGATCCGACTCAGGCTCAATGAGGCTAAACAGGCCGTAAGCGGGAAAACCGAAAACATTGACGGCGCGATTATCCAATGGCTAAACCGGCTCGAGATCGACCGCGATCGGATCAAAAAAAGACTGGAGTTGGCTCTGCTCGATATCGATCAGGCCGCTGTGTTTACGATTCACGGTTTTTGCCAGCGGGTCTTGAAGGAGCATGCGCTGGAAAGCGGTCAACTTTTCGATTCCGAACTGACCGCCGATGCGGCGATCGTCAAGCAAGCCTGTGCCGACGATTTCTGGCGTGGTCAAATTTATCAAAGGGCCTCCTGGGAAGTTGCTTTGTTGACAGCAACGTACTCAACTCCGGATGCATTATTAGCCGGCATCGATCGCATTCCGCTCGACATCGAGATTTTTCCGGAGTATCGCGATCCGAACGAAGCATTAGCCGCTTGCCGGGAGCAGGCAGAGCAAGCGCGTATCCACTTGGATCAGGCCGCTAAAACACTGCTAAACCACTTTGGTGACGGCTTCTTCAAATCGTCGTATACCGAAGTTTTTGAACATCACCTCCAAGAGTTGCGCGCCTGGCTAAACCAGGAAACACTGCAGCTTCCAAGCCCCGACGCATTTGCATGTTTGACGGTAACCGGCCTGGTCGATGGCTTGAACGGTAACAAGTTTAGAAAAACCAAAACGCAAACCGGCGAGCAACGCAAACACGAGTATCTGGCAACACTGAAAATCGACACCACGCCTTTCGATGCCTTGTCCGACTCGATCGATCGAATCAGTCTGGTTTTTCGTCGAGCGCTGTTAGAGCATGTCCGCATAGAGCTGGACAAGCAGATGCAGCAACTCAATATATTGTCGTTCGATGATTTGATTAGCCGGCTTGCCCTTGCCTTGCAAGGTAATCAAGGGGCATTATTGACCGCCGAATTGAGGCAACGCTTCAAGGCCGCATTGATCGACGAATTTCAGGATACCGATCAGAATCAGTGGCTGATATTTTCAACCTTATTCGGTTCAGGCGCACATTATTTGTATTTGATCGGCGATCCCAAGCAAGCGATCTATAAATTTCGGGGCGCCGATATTTTTTCCTACCTTGCCGCACAGCAACAGGCGCATCATCGGTTTACCCTCGGCACGAACTGGCGCTCGCAGCCGCCCCTGGTCGAGGCGGTGAATGCCTTATTCAGCCGCGAGCGGGCCTTTTTTCTCGAACAGTTGCAATTCCAACCGGTTGTAGGCGCTCCCGCCAATGCGGATAAAACCCTAAGTCTCGAAAAAGAGACGCTGGCGCCGATGGTGCTTTGGCAACTGCCGCAAAGCGACAAGGGCCACTGGAGTTCCGGCAAAGCCGGCGAATGTCTTCAGGCCGAGGTCGTCAACGAAATCGTCGGATTGCTCAATGAGCCTTACTTTTTGAGCGATAGCGGCAGGCGAGTTCAGCCGGGCGATATCGCGGTATTGGTCAGAACCAACCGGCAAGCCTCGGAATATCAAGCGGCATTGCGCGAAGCCGGCGTCCCTTCGGTTTTGAACAGCACCGAATCGGTATTCGCGACCGCCGAAGCGGCCGACTTGTTTTGTTTGTTGCAGGCCATTGCTCATCCTGGCGACACAGCATTATTGAAGCAAGCCTTAACTCTCGACTGGTTCGGATTAGATGGGCAGACTTTATATCGCATGCTGAATCAAGAAGCGGCCTTGGATGCCTGGCTGTCGCATTTTTTGAATTATTATCAGCACTGGCAAAACCAAGGACTGATGGCGATGATGCAGCGTTTGCTCGACCAAGAGCAAATACGTTTGCAGCTATCGGCTAGCCGTCTTGCCGAGCGCCGCTTGACCAACTTGCATCATCTGATCGAGTTAGTGCAGCAAGCCGCTGTCGACGAGCATTTAGGCATCGGAAAAACGCTGGATTGGCTGCGCGCGCGTATCACCGATGCGGCGGGCGGCAGAGTCAGTCTCGAAGAGCAATGCATGCGCTTGGAAAGCGATGATGAAGCGGTCAAGATTGTCACGATGCATCGCTCGAAGGGGCTCGAGTATAATATTGTTTTTTGTCCGTCCCTCTGGCAACGCAGCAGCCGGTTTTCCACCGACCGGCCCTTGATTCAATGTCACGAGCAAGGTCGCATCGTCGCCGATTTAGGCTCGGAGGATTTCGAACGCCGCCGCGCGCAAGCGATCGACGAAGAATTGGCCGAGGATTTGCGCGTATGTTATGTAGCGCTGACCCGGGCTAAATATCGCAGTTATCTGGCCTGGGCCGATGTTCGAAGCAAGGACGTTCCGAATCAATCGGCATTGGCTTGGCTACTCGGTTTCGAAGATTGCCATTTTGCCGCGCAACAATCGATCCTGAAAGATTATTGCAGCCGCGCCCCGCATGTTTTCGAATATTGTTTATTGGAATTACCGGCGGAGCCCAATGGCCGTTACGAAAAATGGCTCGACGAAACCCGACTATCGGCAAGGTCGAGGTTGCGTTCGCTACGCACCGATTGGCAAATGAGCAGTTACACGGCACTCTCGGCCTTAAGCCTACAGGATGCGCCGGAATTGCCGGAAGATAAGGCCCGCGAATTGGCTTCGCTTGATGCGGAACCGGTCTTTTCGGCGGTCGGCATGCAAGAGGAGTTGCCGAAAGGCGCGCATACCGGCAACGTCGTGCATGACTTGCTGGAGCATCTCGATTTCGCGTGCTTGGCCGATATGCCGGACATCGCCGAGTTGCGCGATAGCACCTGTCGGCGCTACGGCTTGCAAACGGAGCATCCTGAAGCTATCGATCGCTTATTGCAAGCCGTTGTGACAACGCCCTTGGCCGAAGACGATCCGGCTTTTCTACTGATGAATATTGCCGATGGGCAATGTTTGAAGGAAATGCCGTTTTATCTGGCAATGCAGCCGATGAACGCCGCACATATCAATGCGATCTTATCGGACTCTCCCGTTTATCAAGTGCTGAACAGTAAGCAAATGTGCGGTTATTTGACCGGTTTCATCGATTTAATTTGCGAATACGGCGGCCGTTATTACGTCATCGATTATAAAACCAACAGCCTGCCGGACTATCGGTCGGAAACGTTGACGGACGCGATGCGGGAGCATAATTACGGATTGCAATATTGGCTTTATACGCTGGTGCTGCACCGCTTTTTGGGGCAACGCTTGGCCGATTACGATTACGAAAAGCATTTCGGCGGGGTATTATATTTATTTGTGCGCGGCATGCAGCCCGAACAGCCGATGAGCGGCGTTTATCGGGATAGGCCGGATTTACGACGTATCGAGGCTTTATCGGAGATTTTTGGCGTGTGTGCAAGCAGAGCTTGA
- a CDS encoding septal ring lytic transglycosylase RlpA family protein produces the protein MNKIILASSVFMMSSLFTQPIKTVEASDQHKAKLTSGKTAGKPTKGRLGRASWYGPRFHGKKTASGRKFDMYAMTAAHKTLPLLSYVKVTNPKSHKSVVVQITDRGPYHGKRELDLSYAAAKQVGIQKQGVGFVEIQPLSRSQAIAEIRNNDS, from the coding sequence ATGAATAAAATCATATTGGCAAGTTCTGTGTTTATGATGAGTAGTCTATTTACTCAGCCGATAAAGACAGTTGAGGCATCCGACCAGCACAAAGCTAAGTTGACTTCGGGCAAAACCGCCGGAAAACCTACAAAAGGGCGATTGGGCCGAGCCTCTTGGTACGGACCTAGATTTCACGGCAAAAAAACCGCGAGCGGACGCAAATTCGATATGTATGCGATGACTGCGGCCCATAAAACGCTGCCGTTGTTATCCTACGTGAAAGTCACCAATCCCAAAAGCCATAAATCGGTTGTCGTACAAATCACCGACCGCGGGCCTTATCATGGTAAAAGGGAACTGGACTTGTCCTATGCCGCCGCCAAGCAAGTCGGCATCCAAAAGCAAGGTGTCGGTTTTGTAGAGATTCAACCGCTGAGCCGCTCTCAAGCAATAGCCGAAATTCGCAACAATGATTCGTAA
- a CDS encoding YraN family protein produces MLNPFKAKHLVSGESAEEKAHRFLIEQGLKPVARNFRCRLGELDLIMKDRETLVIIEVRYRKSDRYGSALESVTPRKQSRIIAATRFYLSRHPSPCPIRFDVVAVSGDANIDWIKNAFLT; encoded by the coding sequence TTGTTAAATCCATTCAAAGCCAAACACCTGGTCAGCGGCGAATCTGCCGAGGAAAAAGCTCACCGATTTCTTATCGAGCAAGGTCTGAAACCGGTGGCTCGTAACTTTCGCTGCCGCTTGGGAGAATTGGATTTGATCATGAAAGACAGAGAAACACTGGTAATTATCGAAGTCCGCTACCGTAAATCCGACCGTTACGGCAGTGCTTTGGAAAGCGTTACCCCGCGAAAACAATCGCGCATCATTGCCGCCACACGGTTCTATTTATCACGACACCCGTCGCCTTGTCCGATACGCTTCGACGTCGTTGCCGTTTCCGGCGACGCTAATATCGATTGGATAAAAAACGCCTTTTTAACTTGA
- a CDS encoding DUF5610 domain-containing protein gives MEIKTEPFGQTVSSMAKDPSHKSEGPFGQKISELAQAKKAETSATEAKTELNRSILQTSLDVSLSAGNEPMALLFKTALEGINDALKADFGDNAIQKAYEDGVDISPEATAGRIVQMSTAFFERYHANHDDLSIEEALESFVELIGQGIDKGFGEARDILQGLNVLEGSIADNIDKTYDLVQKGLKAFVENYQPAEK, from the coding sequence ATGGAAATCAAAACAGAACCGTTCGGCCAGACGGTAAGTTCCATGGCCAAAGACCCCTCCCATAAAAGCGAAGGGCCATTCGGGCAAAAAATATCCGAATTAGCTCAAGCTAAAAAAGCCGAAACCTCGGCTACTGAAGCCAAAACCGAATTAAACCGTTCGATCCTGCAAACTTCGCTCGATGTCAGTTTGAGCGCCGGTAACGAGCCGATGGCTCTGTTATTCAAGACCGCGCTCGAAGGCATTAATGACGCGCTCAAAGCCGATTTTGGCGACAATGCCATTCAAAAAGCTTACGAAGATGGCGTGGATATTTCTCCGGAAGCCACCGCAGGGCGCATCGTGCAAATGAGCACCGCTTTTTTCGAGCGTTATCACGCTAATCACGACGACCTCAGCATCGAAGAAGCGCTGGAGTCGTTCGTCGAACTGATCGGCCAAGGCATCGATAAAGGCTTCGGTGAAGCACGCGATATTTTGCAAGGACTTAACGTACTGGAAGGAAGCATCGCTGATAATATTGATAAAACCTATGACTTGGTCCAGAAAGGACTGAAGGCATTCGTTGAAAATTATCAGCCTGCAGAGAAGTAA
- a CDS encoding SPOR domain-containing protein, which produces MTEFDELTRKQLEASQAKTSSFNIAALSIAIIALLIAGIFAWISNNRNTDLTAQVSRLSAQQQQPGKIVGRQHYDELAAKIKRLSQQVSELSDAKEARLDSTEPKVIRADKINDLLEKQKILFDKFNNLENKIKQLSVKSTANSKSGTRQRSYAPKAQDYSINIGAFQKAATAEKKAGRLRKEGITVDINEVVVDGKTWYRLTIPGFSSMQEAQRFSETLKKQFGIKSVWIGVDQAWGRG; this is translated from the coding sequence GTGACAGAATTTGACGAACTTACCAGAAAGCAATTAGAGGCCAGTCAGGCTAAAACATCAAGCTTCAATATCGCCGCGCTAAGTATTGCTATCATTGCGTTATTGATCGCCGGGATTTTTGCTTGGATCAGTAACAATCGAAATACCGATCTTACAGCGCAAGTGTCCCGATTGAGTGCACAACAGCAGCAGCCCGGTAAAATCGTAGGCCGCCAACATTATGATGAGTTGGCGGCAAAAATTAAGCGCTTGAGTCAACAAGTTTCTGAATTGAGCGATGCTAAAGAGGCGCGACTCGACTCGACCGAGCCTAAAGTGATTAGGGCTGATAAAATAAATGACTTGCTCGAAAAGCAAAAAATCTTGTTCGATAAATTTAATAACTTGGAAAATAAAATCAAGCAATTGTCGGTCAAGTCGACAGCCAATTCTAAATCGGGAACTCGACAGCGTAGCTATGCCCCAAAAGCTCAGGATTACTCGATTAATATTGGCGCCTTTCAAAAAGCGGCTACCGCTGAAAAGAAAGCGGGACGTTTGAGAAAAGAAGGTATTACCGTTGACATTAATGAGGTAGTAGTCGACGGCAAAACCTGGTATCGATTGACCATACCCGGCTTTAGCAGCATGCAGGAAGCCCAACGTTTTTCCGAAACCTTAAAGAAGCAATTCGGTATCAAATCGGTTTGGATCGGTGTCGATCAAGCCTGGGGTCGAGGCTGA
- a CDS encoding IS110 family transposase translates to MADQQINSASLDTQTRIFAGVDVGSKELVLVVRKNGKPFNPQKFSNTPADHARMAKKLNKLSGIIVCMEATGSYHFDLAVALHDAGVKVMVINPKVSHNFAKVLMNNSKTDDVDANTLAVYAERMDFVPWSRPSNEKIALRCFSRRINALTDQKTAAKNQLHALSATVETPKAVLKDAQAAIDQLDKRIDQLTAGALALIEKHPELSRALVLFTSIKGIANTSAIALMGELLILPADMSHREWVKFAGLDPRAFDSGTSVHKKTRISKAGNSQIRAALYMPVWSAVQHDRHIKAYYQHLLDMGKLPLQACCAVMRKLLHAIHGMLKHDKPFDNTRFYAIPSIAE, encoded by the coding sequence ATGGCAGATCAACAAATTAACAGCGCTTCACTTGACACACAAACCCGTATCTTCGCTGGCGTCGATGTAGGATCTAAAGAACTGGTTTTGGTGGTGCGCAAAAATGGCAAACCTTTCAATCCGCAGAAGTTCTCCAATACCCCAGCTGATCATGCCCGGATGGCCAAGAAACTGAACAAATTGTCCGGCATTATCGTGTGCATGGAAGCCACCGGCAGTTATCATTTCGATTTAGCCGTTGCGCTCCATGATGCCGGCGTCAAGGTAATGGTCATCAATCCCAAGGTCTCTCATAACTTTGCTAAAGTGTTGATGAACAATAGTAAAACAGATGATGTGGACGCGAATACTCTGGCGGTGTATGCCGAACGGATGGATTTTGTGCCTTGGTCCCGTCCTTCGAATGAAAAGATCGCTTTACGTTGTTTCTCACGCCGTATTAATGCGCTAACCGATCAAAAAACAGCAGCAAAGAATCAGTTGCATGCCTTAAGCGCAACAGTTGAAACACCCAAAGCCGTGCTAAAAGATGCACAAGCAGCCATCGATCAATTAGATAAGCGTATCGATCAGTTAACGGCTGGCGCCTTGGCATTGATCGAAAAACATCCGGAACTCAGTCGAGCATTAGTTTTGTTCACGAGCATTAAGGGTATTGCCAATACCAGTGCGATTGCCCTCATGGGAGAACTACTGATTTTGCCTGCGGATATGTCGCACCGTGAGTGGGTCAAGTTTGCGGGGCTCGATCCAAGAGCTTTTGATTCCGGCACGAGTGTCCACAAAAAAACGCGTATATCCAAGGCCGGTAACAGCCAGATTCGCGCCGCCCTGTATATGCCTGTCTGGAGCGCTGTGCAGCATGATCGCCATATTAAGGCGTATTACCAACATCTCCTGGATATGGGTAAATTACCGTTGCAAGCCTGTTGTGCGGTCATGCGTAAATTGTTACATGCGATTCACGGCATGCTCAAGCATGATAAACCATTCGATAACACGCGTTTTTATGCAATTCCGTCAATCGCTGAATAG
- a CDS encoding SIS domain-containing protein translates to MMLQERITLHFNESLQTLQDTLTGLGETIEFASQKLVTAILNDNKILVCGNGACAANAGQFSAAMLNRLERERPALPAIALTADTAVITSIAADYHFDDIFAKQVKALGQSEDILLVFSSNGNPANILKAVTAAHDKNISVIALTGHDGGMLAPILNTSDMEIRVPSSNDSRIQETHLLISHCLCDLIDHQIFGSL, encoded by the coding sequence ATCATGTTACAAGAACGAATTACCCTGCATTTCAACGAAAGCCTACAAACGCTACAAGATACTTTGACCGGTCTCGGCGAAACGATCGAATTCGCCTCACAAAAACTAGTGACGGCGATATTAAACGACAACAAAATCCTTGTCTGCGGTAACGGTGCTTGTGCCGCAAATGCCGGACAGTTTTCGGCGGCGATGCTGAACCGCTTGGAACGCGAACGCCCGGCCTTACCGGCGATTGCATTGACTGCCGATACTGCCGTTATTACCTCGATTGCCGCAGACTACCATTTCGACGACATTTTCGCCAAACAAGTCAAGGCCCTTGGCCAAAGCGAAGATATCTTGCTGGTCTTCTCCAGCAACGGCAACCCGGCCAATATTCTCAAAGCTGTTACTGCCGCTCACGACAAAAATATATCGGTGATAGCATTGACCGGACATGATGGCGGTATGCTGGCACCGATTTTAAATACCTCGGATATGGAGATCCGGGTTCCCTCCAGTAACGATAGCCGAATCCAAGAAACGCACTTATTGATTAGCCACTGCCTGTGCGACCTGATTGATCACCAAATATTCGGAAGCCTTTAA
- the recD gene encoding exodeoxyribonuclease V subunit alpha has translation MKEESTFTRLDMAFSRFLSRRSALTGAAKDNFEKLIARLSFEQNQGHSCIRIDAKARETVMASGLASRSDTAPLIVEDDRLYLQRYWAYEKNLVNRIGAMTRFNVSPVDAEALLDRYFPTALAETDWQREAAKTALNRTFCIITGGPGTGKTTTIVKILALLQELAQRPLFIALAAPTGKAAMRLQESIGNSKSALPCSEAVKQSLPESVTTLHRLLGSRPPSPYFRHNAEKPLPFDLVVVDEASMVDLALMSKLVDALKPSARLILLGDKDQLASVESGAVLADLTAALPDHTVELKKAHRFDVTIKNLAEAVNLQHPEAAWSALQAANENIGLLNQDAIAYIAGHRLDYLRAIENSNDIEQIFNVFKRFQVLCANRAGKYSVADINSQVERRLASTGHINPIGTWYHGRPVMITQNDASLQLYNGDIGLCLKDAEQNGKLMVFFQRPDGSIKKCLPARLPHCETVYAMTIHKSQGSEFDEILIALPDQHNPVLTKELLYTAITRARKSVKILADQQVFNETVLRKIERFGGLAQKLMVIEQGR, from the coding sequence ATGAAAGAAGAATCTACTTTTACCCGCCTCGATATGGCTTTTTCTCGTTTTTTGAGTCGCCGTAGCGCCTTGACCGGTGCCGCGAAAGATAATTTCGAAAAACTGATCGCCCGTCTTTCCTTCGAGCAAAATCAAGGGCATAGCTGTATCCGCATTGATGCGAAAGCCCGGGAAACAGTCATGGCTTCAGGCCTGGCATCGAGGTCAGATACCGCGCCGTTAATAGTTGAAGACGATCGGCTTTATCTTCAGCGCTATTGGGCCTATGAAAAAAACTTAGTCAACCGGATCGGTGCAATGACCCGCTTCAATGTCTCCCCTGTTGACGCGGAAGCCTTATTGGACCGCTACTTCCCAACCGCCCTTGCGGAAACCGACTGGCAGCGTGAAGCAGCCAAAACCGCGCTTAATCGAACGTTCTGCATCATTACCGGCGGTCCCGGGACCGGTAAAACCACAACTATCGTTAAGATTCTGGCTTTGCTGCAGGAATTGGCACAACGCCCGTTATTCATCGCCCTTGCAGCACCGACCGGAAAAGCCGCAATGCGCCTGCAGGAATCGATAGGTAACAGCAAGAGTGCCTTGCCTTGCTCGGAAGCTGTCAAACAATCTCTTCCCGAATCGGTCACGACCCTGCATCGCCTGCTAGGTTCTCGTCCGCCTTCACCTTATTTCCGACATAACGCCGAAAAACCCCTGCCTTTCGATTTGGTCGTAGTGGATGAAGCCTCGATGGTCGATTTAGCGTTGATGAGTAAATTGGTCGATGCACTCAAACCAAGCGCCCGATTGATCTTGCTCGGCGATAAGGATCAATTGGCATCGGTCGAATCGGGCGCGGTATTGGCAGACTTGACCGCAGCGTTGCCGGATCATACTGTCGAGCTAAAAAAAGCGCACCGATTTGATGTGACAATCAAAAACCTGGCCGAAGCGGTCAATTTGCAGCACCCTGAAGCCGCTTGGTCGGCATTGCAGGCGGCTAATGAAAACATCGGCTTATTGAATCAAGATGCGATCGCCTATATTGCCGGTCATCGGCTCGATTATTTACGCGCGATCGAGAATTCAAATGATATCGAGCAAATTTTTAATGTCTTTAAGCGATTTCAAGTGCTCTGTGCGAATCGGGCCGGAAAATATAGCGTCGCCGATATTAATAGCCAAGTTGAACGCCGATTAGCTTCAACGGGTCATATCAACCCTATCGGGACTTGGTATCATGGACGTCCGGTCATGATTACGCAAAACGATGCCTCGTTGCAACTATATAACGGCGATATCGGTTTGTGTCTGAAAGACGCCGAGCAAAACGGTAAATTGATGGTGTTTTTCCAACGTCCCGACGGTAGCATCAAAAAATGCTTGCCGGCTAGATTGCCGCATTGCGAAACCGTATATGCAATGACGATCCATAAAAGCCAGGGTTCGGAATTCGACGAAATTCTTATTGCTCTTCCGGATCAACATAATCCGGTGTTAACCAAAGAATTGCTTTATACCGCGATTACCCGCGCCCGGAAATCGGTCAAAATACTGGCCGATCAACAGGTTTTCAACGAAACCGTGCTGCGTAAAATCGAACGTTTCGGTGGCTTGGCGCAAAAACTGATGGTAATTGAGCAAGGACGATGA